Below is a genomic region from Mycobacteriales bacterium.
AGGCGCCGATCGGCGGCGCCGTACTGCTGGTCGGCGTCCTGGACAAGGTCGGGATCTTCGGCTTCCTGCGCTACTGCCTGCCGCTCTTCCCGGACGCGTCGCGCTACTTCGCGCCGCTGGTCCTGGTCTTAGCGGTCATCGGGATCCTCTACGGCGCGATCGTCGCGGTCGGCCAACGCGACATGAAACGGCTGGTCGCCTACACCTCGATAGCGCACTTCGGCTTCATCGCGCTGGGCGTCTTCGCCTTCACGTCGCAGGGCGGCTCCGGCGCGGTGCTCTACATGGTCAACCACGGGCTGGCGACCGGCCTGCTCTTCATCATCGTCGGCATCCTGATCACCCGGGGCAAGAGCCGGCTCATCGGTGACTACGGCGGCGTCGGGCAGGTGACGCCGTGGATGTCGGGCGTCTTCCTCTTCGCCGGGCTGGCCGCGCTCGCGCTGCCGGGCCTGTCCACCTTCGTGGGCGAGTTCCTCACCCTGCTGGGCACCTTCACCGTGCACCGCACCTACGCGGTGCTGGGCACCATCGGGATGATCTTCGCGGCGCTCTACGTGCTGTGGATGTACCAGCGGGTGTTCCATGGCCCGACGCAGGACAAGGTGCGGCACTTCAAAGACCTGACCGGTCGGGAGGCCTGGGCGGTCGCACCGCTGCTCGTTCTCATCCTCTTCCTCGGCGTCTACCCGAAGCCGGTCCTCGATGTCATCAACCCCGCGGTGAAGGCGACCCTGCACGACGTGGGCAAGACCGATCCCGCACCCAGTGCGGTGTCCGGAGGCAAGAAGTGAGCGGCGTGGCATTGGCGGCGGGCGGCTTCACCGCCCCCTCGATCTCCTACTCCGGGCTGTCCCCCGTGCTGATCGTCTTCGGTGCGGCGGGCCTCGGGGTACTGGTCGAGGCCTTCGTGCCGCGCGACCGGCGCGGCGGGCTGCAGGTCGTGCTCGCCTCCGCCGCCTGCATCGCGGCCCTCGTCGCGTCGATCCTGCTGGCCGGCCGGCACGAGCTGACGGCGGCCAATGCGGTCGCCATCGACGGCCCGGCGTTGTTCATCGACGGCACCCTCGCCGGCCTCGGGCTGATCAGTGTGCTGCTTCTCGCCGAGCGGTCGCTCGACTCCGCGGGCAGTGCCCTCGTCGCGCAGGCGGCCGTCACGGTCGGCAGCAGCGCCGACCGGGCGTTGGCCACCGCGCGGCGGGTGCAGACCGAGGCGTTCCCGCTGATGACCTTTGCGCTCGGCGGCATGATGCTCTTCCCGGCCTCGAACAACCTGCTGGTGATGTTCGTGTCGCTGGAGGTGCTCTCGCTGCCGCTCTACCTGCTCGCCGGCCTGGCCCGTCGCCGCCGGCTGCTGTCGCAGGAAGCCGCGGTCAAGTACTTCCTGCTCGGCGCCTTCGCGTCGGCGTTCTTCCTCTACGGCCTCGCC
It encodes:
- a CDS encoding NADH-quinone oxidoreductase subunit M — protein: MSGFWLIALGAVPLVGSVAVAVLPSAREKAIKQLTLAFTLATLVVGIIVAAQYHPSGPRFQGTLSYSWIKPFGVSFAVGIDGIALVMLLLIVVLLPVVVIAAWNDETPGNRSPKAFFAWLLALEVMMVGVFVATDVFLFYVFFEAMLVPMYFLIGGFGGPRRQYAAMKFFLYSLLGGLVMLAAVITLYFASPSHSFAFAKLVGNVDPGYQKLLFLGFFFAFAIKAPLVPFHTWLPDAGSEAPIGGAVLLVGVLDKVGIFGFLRYCLPLFPDASRYFAPLVLVLAVIGILYGAIVAVGQRDMKRLVAYTSIAHFGFIALGVFAFTSQGGSGAVLYMVNHGLATGLLFIIVGILITRGKSRLIGDYGGVGQVTPWMSGVFLFAGLAALALPGLSTFVGEFLTLLGTFTVHRTYAVLGTIGMIFAALYVLWMYQRVFHGPTQDKVRHFKDLTGREAWAVAPLLVLILFLGVYPKPVLDVINPAVKATLHDVGKTDPAPSAVSGGKK